A part of Tardiphaga sp. vice304 genomic DNA contains:
- the rnhA gene encoding ribonuclease HI, with the protein MTPVLIHTDGACSGNPGPGGWGAILKFGDAEKELKGGEAHTTNNRMELMAAISALEALKKPCSVDLHTDSQYVRNGIMTWIHGWKRNGWKTSDKKPVKNVDLWQRLDAALQTHEVRWHWVKGHAGHVENERADQLSRDGLIENKNKK; encoded by the coding sequence CCCGTTCTGATCCATACCGACGGCGCCTGCTCCGGCAATCCCGGCCCCGGCGGCTGGGGCGCGATTCTGAAGTTCGGCGATGCCGAAAAGGAATTGAAGGGCGGCGAGGCGCACACCACCAACAACCGCATGGAATTGATGGCGGCGATCTCGGCGCTGGAAGCGCTGAAGAAGCCGTGCAGCGTCGATCTTCACACCGACAGCCAGTATGTCCGCAACGGTATCATGACCTGGATCCACGGCTGGAAGCGCAATGGCTGGAAGACATCCGACAAGAAGCCGGTGAAGAACGTCGATCTTTGGCAACGGTTGGATGCCGCGCTGCAGACCCACGAGGTGCGCTGGCACTGGGTCAAGGGCCACGCCGGCCACGTCGAGAACGAACGCGCCGATCAATTGTCGCGCGACGGGCTGATCGAGAACAAGAACAAGAAGTAG
- a CDS encoding peroxiredoxin: MTIKVGDKLPESKFRVMTAEGPVEKTTDDVFKGRKVALFAVPGAYTGTCHKMHLPSIFLNAYAIKDKGVDSIAVISVNDAFVMNAWKKDTDLRDEAIFLADGNADFAKAIGMEMDGSGFGLGIRSKRYSMLVEDGIVTKFNPEQSSGKVEVSGGDTLLGQL, encoded by the coding sequence ATGACCATCAAAGTTGGCGACAAGCTGCCCGAGTCCAAGTTCCGCGTTATGACTGCCGAGGGTCCGGTCGAGAAAACCACCGACGACGTGTTCAAGGGCAGGAAGGTGGCGCTGTTCGCGGTGCCCGGCGCCTACACCGGCACCTGCCACAAGATGCACCTGCCCAGCATCTTCCTCAACGCCTACGCCATCAAGGACAAGGGCGTCGACTCGATCGCGGTGATTTCGGTCAACGACGCCTTCGTGATGAACGCCTGGAAGAAGGACACCGACCTGCGTGACGAGGCCATCTTCCTGGCCGACGGCAACGCCGATTTCGCCAAGGCGATCGGCATGGAAATGGACGGCTCCGGCTTCGGCCTCGGCATCCGCTCCAAGCGCTACTCGATGCTGGTGGAAGATGGAATCGTCACCAAGTTCAACCCCGAGCAGAGCTCGGGCAAGGTGGAAGTGTCCGGCGGCGATACGTTGCTCGGCCAGCTGTGA
- a CDS encoding long-chain fatty acid--CoA ligase gives MERIWLKQYPAGVPADIDPSQYPSLVALLEESFAKFRDRKAFICMDKSISYRELDELSLALGAYLQSRGLAKGARVAIMMPNVLQHPVATSAVLRAGFAVVNVNPLYTPRELEHQLKDSGAEAIIVLENFASVVQQVIGKTAVKHVIVGSMGDLLGLKGMIVNLVVRRVKKMVPTWSLPGSVTFNEALSAGRSVKMNKPAIGPDDVAFLQYTGGTTGLSKGATLLHRNILANVLQNDAWLQPALRKPPQVDQLFIVCALPLYHIFALTACFLLGMRAGGVNLLIPNPRDMAGFIKELMKYQVNTFPAVNTLYNGLLNTPGFDQVDFSKLKISNGGGMAVQRAVAEAWAKRTGCSIAEGYGLSETSPTLTCNPADMDQFSGSIGLPVPSTWISIRDDDGNEVPLGEPGEICAKGPQVMSGYWNRPDETAKVMTSDGFFRTGDIGIMNADGYTKIVDRKKDMINVSGFNVYPNEVEEVLASHPGVLECAVIGVSDARTSEAVKAFVVKKDPNVTAEDLIKFCHAELTNYKVPKKIEFRTALPKTNVGKILRRELRDEKQSDAAA, from the coding sequence ATGGAGCGAATCTGGCTCAAGCAATACCCGGCCGGCGTACCGGCCGATATCGACCCGTCGCAATATCCGTCGCTGGTCGCGCTGCTGGAAGAAAGCTTTGCCAAGTTTCGCGATCGCAAGGCCTTCATTTGCATGGACAAGTCGATCAGCTACCGCGAGCTCGACGAATTGTCGCTGGCGCTCGGCGCCTATCTGCAAAGCCGCGGCCTCGCCAAGGGCGCTCGCGTCGCCATCATGATGCCGAACGTGCTGCAACATCCGGTGGCCACCTCCGCCGTGCTGCGCGCCGGCTTTGCCGTCGTCAACGTCAATCCGCTCTATACGCCGCGCGAGCTCGAGCACCAGCTCAAGGATAGCGGCGCCGAAGCCATCATCGTGCTGGAGAATTTCGCTTCCGTCGTGCAGCAGGTGATCGGCAAGACCGCGGTGAAGCACGTCATCGTCGGCAGCATGGGCGACCTGCTCGGCCTCAAGGGCATGATCGTCAATCTGGTAGTTCGCCGGGTCAAGAAAATGGTGCCGACGTGGTCGCTGCCGGGCTCGGTGACGTTCAACGAGGCACTCTCCGCCGGCCGCAGCGTGAAGATGAACAAGCCGGCAATCGGCCCGGACGACGTCGCCTTCCTGCAATATACCGGCGGCACCACCGGCCTCTCCAAGGGCGCCACGCTGCTACACCGGAATATCCTGGCCAACGTGCTGCAGAACGACGCCTGGCTGCAGCCGGCGCTGCGCAAGCCGCCGCAGGTCGATCAGTTGTTCATCGTCTGCGCGCTGCCGCTGTATCATATCTTCGCGCTGACGGCCTGCTTCCTGCTCGGGATGCGCGCCGGCGGCGTCAACCTGTTGATCCCCAACCCGCGCGACATGGCGGGATTCATCAAGGAATTGATGAAGTATCAGGTCAACACGTTCCCCGCCGTCAACACGCTGTACAACGGCCTGCTCAACACGCCCGGATTCGATCAGGTGGATTTCTCCAAGCTGAAGATTTCCAATGGCGGCGGCATGGCGGTGCAGCGCGCGGTGGCGGAAGCCTGGGCGAAGCGAACCGGCTGTTCGATTGCCGAGGGCTACGGCCTGTCGGAAACCTCGCCGACGCTGACCTGCAACCCGGCCGACATGGACCAGTTCTCCGGCTCGATCGGCCTGCCGGTGCCGTCCACCTGGATCTCGATCCGCGACGACGACGGCAACGAAGTGCCGCTCGGCGAGCCCGGCGAGATCTGCGCCAAGGGCCCGCAGGTGATGTCTGGCTACTGGAACCGGCCGGACGAGACCGCCAAGGTGATGACATCAGACGGTTTCTTCCGCACCGGCGACATCGGCATCATGAACGCCGACGGCTACACCAAGATCGTCGACCGCAAGAAGGACATGATCAACGTTTCCGGCTTCAACGTCTATCCGAACGAGGTCGAGGAGGTGCTGGCCAGCCATCCCGGCGTGCTGGAATGCGCGGTGATCGGCGTCAGTGACGCCCGCACCTCGGAAGCCGTGAAAGCGTTCGTGGTGAAGAAGGACCCGAATGTCACCGCGGAGGACCTGATCAAGTTCTGCCATGCCGAACTGACCAACTACAAGGTGCCGAAGAAGATCGAATTCCGCACCGCGTTGCCGAAGACCAATGTCGGCAAGATCCTGCGCCGCGAATTGCGCGACGAGAAGCAGTCCGACGCGGCGGCGTGA
- a CDS encoding D-alanyl-D-alanine carboxypeptidase family protein yields MQLLSASSRRLSANWIVLVAALALASFAPRAVQAEALLVVEVESGKVLQAENATYPWYPASVTKIMTAYVVLKAVKEGKINLDSLVTVSPIAAAQAPSKMGFKAGTQLTVENALTMMMVKSANDIAVVLAENIGGSVDGFSDMMNANAARLGMTQTHYVNPNGLPADGHVTSARDLAILARAIIHDLPEYEYFVHIPSMKFGKRVTQNFNRLIGRFPGADGMKTGFICASGYNLVATATRNGKRLVAVVLGSSSGQARAIKAAQLLERGFANNNLTWLRPALGTVDNLAPIDAAPPNLRDEMCGPKRKRPASDADEETVASSEAGSDKVMTFFAAGLQPPTLRPVDMIAAAPAPSEPVIVYIGPKKTGADLIAANAVEEAKQTPKAKPSRKRAVAAKPDATDGKDAKPSAAGKPALKRVVIQPEAPAKPAAAKPAAAAKPAIAAKPATTSPDKPKAAARPAPKATTGEAKPAATPPRS; encoded by the coding sequence GTGCAGCTTCTTTCCGCCTCGTCTCGCCGGCTGTCCGCCAATTGGATCGTCCTCGTCGCAGCACTCGCGCTCGCGAGCTTCGCGCCGCGCGCCGTGCAGGCCGAGGCGTTGTTGGTGGTCGAAGTCGAGAGCGGCAAGGTGCTGCAGGCGGAAAACGCCACCTATCCGTGGTACCCGGCGTCCGTGACCAAGATCATGACCGCCTATGTGGTTCTGAAGGCGGTGAAGGAAGGCAAGATCAATCTCGACTCGCTGGTCACCGTATCGCCGATCGCCGCGGCACAGGCGCCGTCGAAGATGGGTTTCAAGGCCGGCACCCAGCTTACCGTCGAAAACGCGCTGACGATGATGATGGTGAAATCCGCCAACGACATCGCCGTGGTGCTGGCCGAAAATATCGGCGGCTCCGTCGACGGTTTCTCCGACATGATGAACGCCAATGCCGCGCGGCTTGGCATGACCCAGACGCATTACGTCAATCCGAACGGGCTGCCGGCCGATGGCCACGTCACCTCGGCACGCGATCTGGCGATCCTGGCGCGCGCCATCATTCACGACCTTCCCGAATATGAGTATTTCGTCCACATCCCGTCGATGAAGTTCGGCAAGCGCGTGACGCAGAACTTCAACCGGCTGATCGGCCGCTTCCCCGGCGCCGACGGCATGAAGACCGGCTTCATCTGCGCCTCCGGCTACAATCTGGTGGCCACCGCGACGCGCAACGGCAAGCGCCTGGTTGCGGTGGTGCTGGGCTCGAGTTCGGGCCAGGCCCGCGCCATAAAGGCCGCACAGCTCCTGGAGCGCGGTTTCGCCAACAACAATCTGACCTGGCTGCGCCCCGCACTCGGCACAGTCGATAATCTGGCGCCGATCGACGCCGCGCCGCCGAACCTGCGCGACGAGATGTGCGGCCCCAAGCGCAAGCGCCCGGCCTCCGACGCCGACGAAGAAACCGTCGCCAGCTCCGAGGCCGGCAGCGACAAGGTGATGACCTTCTTTGCCGCCGGCCTGCAGCCGCCCACGCTGCGGCCGGTCGACATGATCGCGGCGGCGCCGGCGCCGTCCGAGCCGGTCATCGTCTATATCGGCCCGAAAAAGACCGGCGCCGATCTGATCGCCGCCAATGCGGTGGAAGAAGCCAAACAGACCCCGAAGGCTAAACCGTCCAGGAAGCGGGCGGTCGCGGCGAAACCGGACGCGACCGACGGCAAGGATGCCAAGCCGTCCGCCGCCGGCAAGCCCGCGCTGAAGCGTGTCGTGATCCAGCCGGAGGCGCCGGCCAAGCCCGCCGCGGCGAAGCCTGCGGCAGCCGCCAAACCGGCGATAGCCGCTAAACCAGCGACGACATCGCCAGACAAGCCGAAAGCCGCAGCCCGGCCGGCGCCAAAGGCCACCACCGGCGAGGCCAAGCCGGCCGCGACCCCGCCGCGCAGCTAA
- a CDS encoding glucan ABC transporter ATP-binding protein/ permease — MIRIYTRVLQLLGRERRLGWILAAANLLLAGAQFAEPVLFGRIIDVLSSKAATGPQDASASPWPLLAAWAAFGLFGIVCGAIVSLYADRLAHRQRQKVLTDYFEHIMHLPLIFHTGTHSGRLMKIMLQGTDALWRVWLGFFREHFASIVSLLVLLPLSVYINWRLAILLAVLCVVFSVLTTLVVRKTSGMQSEVEAQYSDLSARASDSLGNVALVQSFARVDAEVQGLRTVADQLLMAQMPVLSWWAMVTVMTRASTTITVLAIFTVGIALLQKGLCTIGEIVMFISFATMLIQRLEQVVGFINSVFMEAPRLEEFINVLDTVPAVHDRSNAVDPGRLTGEVEFQNVSFSYERDRPAIEDLSFVARPGQTIALVGATGAGKSTAIALLHRAFDPQSGSIRIDGIDIRDMTLAGLRRNIGVVFQEPLLFNRSIADNLRVGKPDATDDELRIAATRAQAIDFIDRGERGFETNAGERGRMLSGGERQRLSIARAILKDPPILVLDEATSALDAVTEAKLNVALDEVMRGRTTFVIAHRLSTIRNATHILVFDSGRVIESGTFDELVARGGHFADLANAQFMVQDHARASVATPDGATTL; from the coding sequence ATGATCCGCATCTACACTCGCGTGCTGCAATTGCTTGGCCGCGAGCGACGGCTCGGCTGGATTCTCGCCGCCGCCAATCTGCTGCTGGCCGGCGCGCAATTCGCCGAACCGGTCCTGTTCGGCCGTATCATCGATGTGCTCTCCAGCAAGGCCGCCACCGGCCCGCAGGACGCGTCGGCATCGCCATGGCCGCTGCTGGCCGCGTGGGCCGCGTTCGGGCTGTTCGGCATCGTTTGCGGTGCCATCGTCTCGCTCTACGCCGATCGGCTGGCGCACCGCCAGCGCCAGAAGGTACTGACCGATTATTTCGAACACATCATGCACCTGCCGCTGATCTTTCATACCGGCACCCATTCCGGCCGATTGATGAAGATCATGCTGCAGGGAACGGACGCGCTATGGCGGGTCTGGCTCGGCTTTTTCCGCGAACACTTTGCGTCGATCGTATCGCTGCTCGTGCTGCTGCCGCTGTCGGTCTACATCAACTGGCGGCTGGCGATCCTGCTGGCCGTGCTCTGTGTGGTGTTCTCGGTGTTGACCACGCTGGTGGTGCGCAAGACGTCGGGCATGCAGAGCGAGGTCGAGGCGCAATACAGCGATCTGTCGGCGCGTGCCTCGGACTCGCTCGGCAATGTCGCGCTGGTGCAGAGCTTCGCCCGGGTCGATGCCGAGGTTCAGGGACTGCGCACCGTCGCCGACCAATTGCTGATGGCGCAGATGCCGGTGCTGTCGTGGTGGGCGATGGTCACCGTGATGACCCGCGCCTCCACCACCATCACGGTGCTGGCGATCTTCACGGTCGGCATCGCCCTGCTGCAAAAGGGCCTGTGCACGATCGGCGAAATCGTGATGTTCATCTCGTTCGCCACCATGCTGATCCAGCGGCTCGAACAGGTCGTCGGCTTCATCAACAGCGTGTTCATGGAAGCGCCGCGGCTCGAGGAATTCATCAACGTGCTCGACACCGTGCCCGCCGTGCACGATCGCTCCAATGCGGTCGATCCGGGACGGCTGACCGGCGAGGTCGAATTCCAGAACGTGTCATTCTCCTACGAGCGCGATCGTCCGGCGATCGAGGACCTGTCGTTCGTGGCCCGACCGGGCCAGACCATCGCGCTGGTCGGCGCCACCGGCGCCGGCAAATCGACCGCGATCGCGCTGCTGCATCGGGCTTTCGATCCGCAATCCGGTTCGATCCGGATCGATGGCATCGACATCCGCGACATGACGCTGGCCGGGCTGCGCCGGAACATCGGCGTCGTGTTCCAGGAGCCGCTGCTGTTCAACCGCTCGATCGCCGACAATCTTCGCGTCGGCAAGCCGGACGCAACCGATGACGAATTGCGCATCGCCGCCACCCGCGCCCAGGCGATCGACTTCATCGACCGTGGCGAGCGCGGCTTCGAGACCAATGCCGGCGAACGCGGCCGTATGCTGTCGGGAGGCGAACGGCAGCGGCTGTCGATCGCCCGGGCGATCCTGAAGGATCCACCGATCCTGGTTCTGGATGAAGCGACCAGCGCGCTCGACGCGGTGACCGAAGCCAAGCTCAACGTGGCTCTCGACGAAGTGATGCGGGGTCGCACCACCTTCGTGATCGCGCACCGGCTATCGACCATCCGCAATGCCACGCATATTCTGGTATTCGATAGCGGTCGCGTCATCGAAAGCGGAACGTTCGATGAACTGGTGGCGCGCGGCGGGCATTTCGCCGATCTCGCCAACGCGCAATTCATGGTGCAGGACCATGCCCGCGCGAGCGTCGCCACGCCCGACGGTGCAACGACGCTGTAG
- a CDS encoding ABC transporter substrate-binding protein translates to MTSSAPHLPRRLTWLVGMLLLAGTAPGRAVEPAKSPATIQFTLDRPIDAIAAPFVLANVRGLYRAENLVVSTNVAAGSKETIARVAAGASDMALADLNALIRYRDAADAAPVKAVFVLLNKAPYAVIARRSRGVTGLASLEGKTLGIADGDLAIRLWPALAKRNDIKPASVKQEKISSAVREPMLSAGQVDAVTGFSYASPVNLRDRGVPSADLAVFRFADYGSAAYGLAIVVNPKFAAEKPDAVSGFLRAVTAGTQLAIQQPDKAIDAVLAEMDNGTRELELERLRTVLADNILTDDVRRDGLGGIDATRFAAALDEIAEDHVFRKRPAAAEIFDGSHLPPLADRTID, encoded by the coding sequence ATGACATCTTCCGCACCCCATCTCCCGAGACGGCTGACCTGGCTGGTCGGCATGCTGCTGCTGGCCGGTACCGCGCCGGGCCGCGCCGTGGAGCCGGCCAAGTCCCCGGCCACGATCCAGTTCACACTCGACCGGCCGATCGACGCGATCGCCGCTCCTTTTGTGCTCGCCAACGTCCGCGGACTGTACCGCGCCGAAAATCTGGTGGTCTCCACCAATGTGGCGGCAGGTAGCAAGGAGACGATCGCGCGCGTGGCCGCGGGCGCCAGCGACATGGCCCTGGCCGATCTCAACGCGCTGATCCGCTACCGCGACGCCGCCGATGCGGCGCCGGTCAAGGCGGTCTTCGTGCTGCTGAACAAGGCGCCCTATGCCGTGATCGCGCGGCGCAGCCGCGGCGTCACCGGGCTCGCCAGTCTCGAGGGCAAGACGCTGGGCATCGCCGACGGCGATCTGGCGATCCGGCTGTGGCCGGCGCTGGCGAAGCGCAACGACATCAAGCCGGCCAGCGTGAAGCAGGAAAAAATCAGCTCCGCCGTGCGCGAGCCGATGCTGTCGGCCGGCCAGGTCGATGCCGTCACCGGCTTCTCCTACGCCTCCCCGGTCAATCTGCGCGACCGCGGCGTGCCGTCCGCCGACCTTGCGGTATTTCGCTTCGCCGATTATGGCAGCGCCGCCTATGGCCTTGCCATCGTCGTCAATCCGAAATTTGCGGCGGAAAAACCCGACGCGGTAAGCGGCTTCCTGCGCGCCGTGACGGCCGGCACGCAACTGGCGATCCAGCAACCGGACAAGGCGATCGACGCCGTATTGGCGGAAATGGACAACGGAACGCGTGAACTCGAACTGGAGCGACTGCGTACCGTGCTGGCCGACAATATCCTGACCGACGATGTCCGCCGCGACGGCCTGGGCGGTATCGACGCGACACGTTTCGCCGCCGCGCTGGATGAGATCGCCGAAGACCACGTCTTTCGCAAGCGGCCGGCAGCCGCGGAGATTTTCGACGGATCACATCTTCCGCCGTTGGCCGATCGCACCATCGACTGA
- a CDS encoding YqaA family protein: MLRKMYDWCIDAAHKPYALWILGMVSFAESSFFPIPPDVMLIPMSLARPPKAWFYAAFCTITSVAGGLVGYAIGALLYDSVGQWVINFYGYGNKVEAFREGYAQYGAWIILLKGLTPIPFKLVTITSGFANYNIWMFIAMSLIARGGRFFLVAVLLNRYGVVIRETIEKHLGLVVTLAAMALVLGFVLAFRLV; the protein is encoded by the coding sequence ATGCTCAGAAAAATGTACGATTGGTGCATCGACGCCGCTCACAAGCCCTATGCGCTCTGGATCCTGGGAATGGTGTCGTTCGCGGAAAGTTCGTTCTTTCCGATCCCGCCGGATGTCATGCTGATCCCGATGTCGCTGGCCCGGCCGCCGAAGGCCTGGTTCTACGCCGCGTTCTGCACCATCACCTCGGTTGCGGGCGGCCTGGTTGGCTATGCGATCGGCGCCCTGTTGTACGATTCCGTCGGGCAGTGGGTCATCAACTTCTACGGCTATGGCAACAAGGTCGAAGCGTTTCGCGAGGGTTACGCGCAATACGGCGCGTGGATCATCCTGCTGAAGGGCCTGACGCCGATCCCGTTCAAGCTTGTCACCATCACGTCAGGCTTCGCCAATTATAACATCTGGATGTTCATCGCTATGTCGCTGATCGCGCGCGGCGGTCGGTTCTTCCTTGTCGCGGTTTTGCTGAATCGTTATGGCGTCGTTATCCGTGAAACCATCGAGAAGCACCTGGGTCTGGTCGTCACCCTCGCAGCGATGGCCTTGGTGCTCGGCTTCGTCCTTGCCTTCCGCCTGGTTTGA
- a CDS encoding NAD(P)H-dependent flavin oxidoreductase: protein MSMPALFKNRLTIPVIGSPLFIISGPELVIAQCKAGIVGSFPALNARPAALLDEWLSQIKEELAAHDRAHPDRLSAPFAVNQIVHKSNNRLEQDMALCEKHKVPMMITSLGAREELNQAAHGWGGIVFHDVINQKFAHKAIEKGADGLVLVCAGAGGHAGEISPLAFVAETRQWFDGPIALSGAIANGRAIRAARVLGADFAYIGSAFIATTEANAVQGYKDMITTSTAEDIVYSNLFTGVHGNYLKPSIVAAGMDPDNLPESDPTKMNFGTDASGERAKPKAWKEIWGSGQGIGSVAKVVPVAELVARLKKEYDEAIDPAL, encoded by the coding sequence ATGTCGATGCCTGCTTTGTTCAAGAACCGCCTGACGATTCCGGTGATCGGTTCGCCCCTGTTCATCATCTCGGGGCCCGAGCTTGTGATCGCGCAGTGCAAGGCCGGCATCGTCGGATCGTTTCCCGCGCTGAACGCACGTCCCGCGGCGCTGCTCGACGAATGGCTGTCGCAGATCAAGGAAGAACTCGCCGCCCACGACCGGGCGCATCCCGACCGTCTCTCGGCGCCTTTTGCCGTCAACCAGATCGTCCACAAGTCGAACAACCGGCTCGAGCAGGACATGGCGCTGTGCGAGAAGCACAAGGTGCCGATGATGATCACCTCGCTGGGGGCCCGCGAGGAGTTGAACCAGGCGGCGCATGGCTGGGGCGGCATCGTGTTTCACGACGTGATCAACCAGAAGTTCGCGCACAAGGCGATCGAGAAGGGCGCGGACGGCCTGGTGCTGGTCTGCGCCGGCGCGGGCGGCCATGCCGGCGAAATCTCGCCGCTCGCTTTCGTCGCCGAGACCCGGCAGTGGTTCGATGGCCCGATCGCATTGTCCGGCGCCATTGCCAACGGCCGCGCGATCCGCGCCGCGCGCGTGCTCGGCGCCGACTTCGCCTATATCGGCTCGGCCTTCATCGCCACCACCGAAGCCAACGCGGTGCAGGGCTACAAGGACATGATCACCACCTCGACGGCCGAAGACATCGTCTACTCCAACCTGTTCACCGGCGTGCACGGCAACTATCTGAAACCCTCGATCGTCGCCGCCGGCATGGACCCCGACAACCTGCCGGAGTCCGATCCGACCAAGATGAACTTCGGCACCGATGCGTCGGGCGAGCGCGCCAAGCCGAAGGCCTGGAAGGAAATCTGGGGCAGCGGCCAGGGCATCGGCAGCGTAGCCAAGGTGGTACCGGTTGCCGAACTGGTCGCGCGATTGAAGAAGGAATACGACGAAGCGATCGATCCGGCGCTGTAG
- a CDS encoding thioesterase family protein, whose product MDFIYQLDGHHVLTTPHAAGPWNATMQHGSAPSALVTYLAEQMPTASPMQVVRVTIDLLRPVPVAPLTYQTEVLREGRKIQLCGITLLANNVIVARASVLKMRSEPQPLPPEITDPPLALPGPDSGLPLNRRPGNAFMSGLSTCVVRGGGLMASGPGAMWYRLDRSLIEGAATSQVMRAVVAADFSNGSSAVLPFEHWTFLNADLTVSLARPPVGDWILLDSESWIGPDGTGLAASKLADVNGYFGRAVQSLVIEKR is encoded by the coding sequence ATGGACTTCATTTACCAGCTCGACGGCCACCACGTCCTCACCACACCGCATGCCGCCGGTCCCTGGAATGCGACCATGCAGCACGGCTCCGCGCCATCGGCGCTGGTGACCTATCTGGCCGAGCAGATGCCGACGGCATCGCCGATGCAGGTGGTGCGCGTGACCATCGATCTGTTGCGGCCGGTGCCGGTGGCGCCGCTGACCTATCAGACCGAGGTGCTGCGCGAGGGACGGAAAATCCAGCTCTGCGGTATCACCCTGCTTGCCAATAACGTGATTGTCGCGCGCGCCAGCGTGTTGAAGATGCGCAGCGAGCCGCAGCCGCTGCCGCCGGAGATCACCGATCCGCCGCTTGCGCTGCCGGGGCCGGATAGCGGCCTGCCGTTGAACCGCCGGCCCGGCAATGCCTTCATGAGCGGCCTGTCAACCTGCGTGGTGCGCGGCGGTGGATTGATGGCATCGGGTCCGGGGGCGATGTGGTACCGGCTCGACCGGTCCCTGATCGAAGGCGCCGCCACCTCGCAGGTGATGCGCGCCGTGGTCGCCGCGGATTTCAGCAACGGCTCTTCGGCGGTGCTGCCGTTCGAGCACTGGACCTTCCTCAATGCCGACCTCACCGTCAGCCTGGCGCGACCGCCGGTCGGTGACTGGATCCTGCTGGATTCCGAAAGCTGGATCGGTCCGGACGGCACCGGTCTGGCGGCTTCGAAACTTGCCGACGTCAACGGCTATTTTGGCCGCGCGGTGCAGAGCCTGGTGATCGAAAAGCGATAG
- a CDS encoding ATPase domain-containing protein, with the protein MSSMPALSDRAQTGIWGLDNILSGGFSRGHVFLVEGAPGTGKTTVALQFLQEGARRGEKGLYITLSETEAELRDGAASHGWTLGDGIEVFELLPPESLLDSDQQQSLLYSSDLELGETTKQIFEAVERVQPMRVVLDSLSEIRLLAQSSLRYRRQILAIKHYFARFGTTVMLLDDLTAEVADKTVHSVAHGVLRLEELAPAYGAERRRARVIKYRGVKFRGGYHDLTITRGGLNVFPRLVASEYRSQLARSTKSSGIAELDKLLGGGIETGSSTLVLGPAGTGKSLVAITNVVAAIRRGEKAALFVFDEELGLLFDRMKKMNIDLAAMQKSGHLVVEQVDAAELSPGEFAHRVRRQIDEHDIKTVVIDSLNGYQAAMPEENSLILHMHELLQYLNRRGAATFMTVAQHGLVGDMKAPIDVTYLADTVILLRYFEATGSVRRAVSVIKKRTGSHEDTIREYRIDHRGLTIGAPLTEFQGVLRGVPIYSGAALLEEQAT; encoded by the coding sequence ATGAGTTCGATGCCAGCATTATCCGACAGAGCCCAGACCGGAATATGGGGTCTGGATAATATTCTCTCGGGCGGTTTTTCGCGCGGTCATGTCTTCCTTGTCGAAGGCGCGCCCGGCACCGGCAAGACGACCGTCGCGCTGCAGTTCCTGCAGGAGGGCGCACGCCGGGGCGAAAAGGGGCTCTACATCACCCTGTCGGAAACCGAAGCCGAACTGCGCGATGGTGCGGCGTCGCACGGCTGGACGCTCGGTGACGGCATCGAGGTGTTCGAACTGCTGCCGCCGGAAAGCCTGCTGGATTCCGATCAGCAGCAAAGCCTGCTGTACTCTTCCGACCTCGAACTTGGCGAAACCACCAAGCAGATCTTCGAGGCCGTTGAGCGCGTGCAGCCCATGCGCGTCGTGCTCGACAGCCTGTCGGAAATCCGGCTGCTGGCGCAGAGCTCGTTGCGGTACCGCCGACAGATCCTTGCCATCAAGCATTACTTCGCCAGGTTCGGCACCACGGTCATGCTGCTTGATGATCTCACTGCCGAGGTCGCCGACAAGACCGTGCACAGCGTCGCGCACGGGGTGCTGAGGCTTGAAGAACTGGCGCCGGCCTACGGCGCCGAGCGCCGCCGCGCCCGCGTCATCAAATATCGCGGCGTCAAGTTTCGCGGCGGCTATCACGACCTCACCATCACCAGGGGCGGCCTCAACGTGTTTCCGCGCCTGGTGGCCTCGGAATATCGCAGCCAGCTGGCGCGCTCGACAAAGTCATCCGGCATTGCCGAATTGGACAAGCTGCTGGGCGGCGGCATCGAGACCGGGTCGAGCACGCTGGTGCTGGGGCCTGCCGGCACCGGTAAGTCGCTTGTCGCCATCACCAATGTCGTCGCCGCGATCCGACGCGGCGAGAAGGCTGCGCTGTTCGTATTCGACGAGGAGCTGGGACTGCTGTTCGATCGCATGAAGAAGATGAACATTGATCTCGCCGCGATGCAGAAGTCCGGGCATCTGGTCGTCGAACAGGTCGACGCCGCCGAATTGTCGCCCGGCGAATTCGCCCATCGGGTGCGCCGGCAGATCGACGAGCACGATATCAAGACCGTGGTGATCGACAGCCTCAACGGCTACCAGGCGGCGATGCCGGAGGAAAATTCGCTGATCCTGCACATGCACGAGCTGCTGCAGTATCTGAACCGACGCGGTGCGGCGACCTTCATGACGGTGGCACAGCACGGGCTGGTGGGCGACATGAAGGCGCCGATCGATGTCACTTATCTTGCCGACACGGTAATCCTGCTGCGCTACTTTGAAGCCACTGGCAGCGTGCGGCGCGCCGTCTCGGTGATCAAGAAGCGCACCGGTAGCCATGAGGACACGATCCGCGAATACCGGATCGATCATCGCGGACTGACCATCGGCGCGCCATTGACCGAATTCCAGGGCGTGCTGCGTGGCGTGCCGATCTATAGCGGCGCCGCATTGCTGGAGGAGCAGGCCACGTGA